Proteins encoded in a region of the Bacillota bacterium genome:
- a CDS encoding hydrogenase iron-sulfur subunit, translating to MSIEQSANQTWEPKILAFCCNWCSYAGADLAGLNRLQYPPSVRIVRVPCSGRINPQFVLRAFQRGVDGVLVSGUHPGDCHYGSGNYFTRRRYLIMKRFLEYIGIDPKRFQAKWISGSEGQKFAQVITDLTEEIRALGPNRKLRDQNE from the coding sequence GTGTCTATAGAACAAAGCGCCAACCAGACCTGGGAACCGAAGATTTTGGCCTTTTGTTGCAACTGGTGCTCCTACGCGGGAGCAGACCTGGCGGGCCTAAACCGACTGCAGTATCCGCCCAGCGTCCGCATCGTGCGCGTCCCCTGCTCAGGGCGGATCAACCCCCAGTTTGTCCTGCGGGCCTTTCAGCGGGGAGTCGACGGCGTCCTGGTCTCCGGCTGACACCCGGGAGACTGCCACTATGGTAGTGGCAATTACTTCACCCGGCGCCGGTACCTGATCATGAAACGATTTCTGGAATACATCGGGATTGACCCGAAGCGATTCCAGGCCAAATGGATCTCCGGCTCAGAAGGCCAGAAATTTGCTCAGGTCATCACCGACTTGACCGAAGAAATCAGGGCCCTGGGGCCAAACAGGAAGTTGAGGGATCAAAATGAATGA
- a CDS encoding phage holin family protein has protein sequence MVGTVVRFVVSALVLMLVGWFLPGIRVAGFLGALIAAVVIAVLGYVVEQLLGKNVSPRSRGLVGFVTAAAVIYLAQFLIPNLLSVSILGALLSAFVIGLIDAFVPTEIR, from the coding sequence ATGGTGGGTACGGTCGTCCGTTTTGTGGTGTCAGCTTTAGTCCTAATGTTAGTGGGATGGTTCCTCCCGGGAATCAGGGTCGCGGGATTCTTAGGCGCCTTGATCGCGGCGGTAGTTATTGCCGTTCTGGGTTATGTAGTTGAGCAACTGCTGGGTAAAAATGTCTCCCCGCGGAGCCGAGGCCTGGTTGGTTTTGTGACTGCAGCAGCGGTAATTTACCTAGCGCAGTTTCTTATTCCGAACTTGCTGTCGGTGAGTATTCTGGGCGCTTTGCTGTCTGCGTTTGTCATTGGCTTGATTGACGCTTTTGTTCCAACCGAAATTCGCTAA
- the murJ gene encoding murein biosynthesis integral membrane protein MurJ has protein sequence MSTGRRVAKAAGLMMVATVLSRILGYVRDVVIYTKFGQDSVTDAYNAAFSIPDFLYMLLVGGALSSAFIPVFSSYLATNQEEEGWRVASIVFNVVMLLMLIGIIIGLIFTPALMYLLVPHLPPAALTLSIYLTRIMFFQAFFMGLGGIAMGLLNAFNHFTAPALGGVFYNLVIIGVGLLLTPQLGIAAFSLGVVLGAVVNFALQLPPLLKLGLRYHFSFDLHHPGVQKMFILMIPVLIGLSVTQVNLFVNQNLASALPEGMISALRTAQRLMQLPIGIFAIAVAVAVFPTLTAQAARQEIAEFRRTFSLGVRTVIFVTFPAAVGLIVLRVPIVQLLFEQGNFDRWDTLATAEALLYYSLGIFAYSAIQVLNRVFYALQDTRTPVTVGVLTIVLNTVLSVILVRYMAHGGLALAYSIAGVFNMVLLLALLRPKIGHIGGRLMLLSFGQTLLASAAMAIFTLGTVQYVSNVVAFNPKINQLLIVSTGVTVGAVVFGVVALLLRMEEAEMVLNLVKGRFRRS, from the coding sequence ATGTCGACTGGCAGAAGAGTAGCCAAGGCTGCTGGGTTAATGATGGTGGCCACGGTTCTGTCGAGGATTCTCGGTTACGTGAGGGACGTTGTTATCTATACCAAGTTTGGGCAGGACAGCGTAACTGATGCCTATAATGCCGCATTTTCCATTCCGGATTTTCTTTACATGCTGCTGGTTGGTGGAGCCTTGAGTTCGGCCTTCATCCCTGTATTCTCCAGCTACTTGGCAACTAATCAGGAAGAAGAAGGCTGGCGGGTCGCCAGCATTGTCTTTAATGTTGTCATGCTGCTCATGCTGATCGGTATCATTATAGGTTTGATCTTTACTCCAGCCTTGATGTACCTATTGGTACCTCACCTGCCGCCAGCGGCGCTGACTCTGTCAATCTATCTCACCCGGATCATGTTTTTTCAGGCTTTTTTTATGGGCCTGGGGGGGATCGCCATGGGGCTGCTCAATGCCTTTAACCATTTTACGGCTCCCGCCCTGGGTGGTGTCTTCTACAATCTGGTGATCATTGGGGTCGGTTTGCTTTTAACCCCGCAGTTAGGAATTGCTGCCTTTTCCCTGGGGGTTGTTCTGGGGGCGGTTGTTAATTTCGCGCTGCAACTTCCCCCGCTGCTGAAACTGGGTCTGCGTTATCATTTTAGCTTTGATCTCCATCACCCTGGTGTACAGAAAATGTTTATTCTGATGATACCAGTGTTGATCGGTCTATCAGTAACGCAAGTCAATCTGTTTGTCAACCAGAACCTGGCATCGGCCCTGCCTGAAGGAATGATTTCGGCTTTGCGCACGGCGCAGCGACTGATGCAACTGCCAATCGGGATCTTTGCCATCGCGGTGGCGGTTGCTGTTTTTCCGACCCTAACCGCTCAAGCGGCGCGGCAGGAAATCGCTGAATTCAGGCGGACCTTTTCTCTTGGAGTTAGAACGGTCATTTTTGTGACTTTCCCAGCGGCAGTCGGCTTGATTGTGTTGCGCGTGCCCATTGTTCAACTGCTTTTTGAACAGGGTAATTTCGACCGGTGGGATACCCTGGCCACGGCTGAGGCTTTGCTATATTACTCGCTGGGGATTTTTGCTTACTCGGCGATTCAGGTGTTAAACCGGGTGTTCTATGCCCTGCAGGATACTAGAACCCCAGTAACGGTTGGGGTACTGACGATTGTCCTGAACACCGTTTTAAGCGTGATTCTGGTCAGGTACATGGCTCACGGTGGATTGGCTTTGGCCTATTCTATCGCTGGTGTGTTCAATATGGTGCTTCTACTGGCTCTACTGCGGCCGAAAATCGGCCACATTGGTGGACGGTTGATGCTGCTCTCTTTTGGCCAGACTTTGCTGGCGTCAGCCGCCATGGCGATATTTACTCTGGGAACGGTCCAATACGTCTCCAACGTGGTCGCGTTTAATCCCAAGATCAACCAGCTCCTGATCGTGAGCACTGGGGTTACTGTTGGTGCGGTAGTCTTTGGGGTGGTCGCCCTACTGCTGAGAATGGAAGAGGCAGAAATGGTTTTGAATCTGGTTAAGGGTCGCTTCCGTCGCTCATAG
- a CDS encoding CoB--CoM heterodisulfide reductase iron-sulfur subunit A family protein — protein MKRVGVFVCHCGTNIAAAVDIAKVVEQIKEQPNVAYVTDYKYMCSEPGQEVIKKAITEHNLDRVVVASCSPRMHEPTFRKTLQSVGLNIYLLEMANIREQVSWVHATNKEQATAKAVDLIKMAVAKVIRNVPLTDSKIPITKRALVIGGGIAGMQAALDIAEAGHEVVLVERQPTIGGKMAQLDKTFPTLDCSAUISTPKMVAAAQHPNIKIYTYAEVEEVSGYIGNFKAVIRKKASYVDHNKCTGCGLCETKCPTKVPSEFDLGLGKRPAIYKPFPQAVPNKPVIDGANCRKLKTGKCGICEKICPAGAINFNDKDELIEENFGAIIMATGFDLFPWEEAYGEYGYGKYPDVITSLHFERMVNASGPTGGKLKRPSDGKEPQNVVFIKCVGSRDDSKGKSYCSRACCMYTAKHAMQVMEKVHDGQAYVFYMDVRTAGKTYEEFYQRSVQSGAQYIRGRVSKIYPLGDKLIVRGEDTLIGKPVEIAADLVVLATAMVPSAGSDKVAQMIGFSLDKDGFYQEAHPKLQPVETFTAGVYLAGACQGPKDIPDTVAQASAAAVKVCGLFAKTEMTTDPMISSVNERICAGCGECVPICPYKAIELKVIQERAHGKTISRKVATVNSGLCQGCGACTVACRAAAIDLKGFTNEQILAEVDALCL, from the coding sequence ATGAAACGAGTAGGAGTATTTGTCTGCCACTGCGGTACTAACATCGCCGCGGCGGTCGACATAGCCAAAGTCGTCGAACAAATCAAAGAACAACCCAACGTCGCTTACGTCACCGACTACAAATACATGTGTTCCGAACCGGGACAAGAAGTCATCAAAAAAGCCATCACCGAACACAACCTGGACCGGGTCGTTGTCGCCTCGTGCTCCCCGCGGATGCACGAACCGACCTTTCGGAAAACCCTCCAGAGCGTCGGACTGAACATCTACCTCTTAGAAATGGCCAACATCCGGGAACAAGTCTCCTGGGTCCACGCGACAAACAAAGAACAGGCCACTGCTAAGGCGGTCGACCTCATCAAAATGGCCGTCGCCAAAGTCATCCGGAACGTCCCACTCACCGACTCCAAAATCCCGATCACCAAACGAGCCCTGGTCATCGGGGGCGGGATTGCCGGCATGCAAGCAGCCCTGGACATCGCCGAAGCGGGACATGAGGTCGTGCTGGTTGAACGACAGCCGACCATCGGCGGGAAGATGGCCCAGCTGGACAAAACCTTCCCTACCCTCGACTGCTCGGCCTGAATCAGCACCCCGAAAATGGTTGCTGCGGCGCAGCACCCGAACATCAAAATCTACACCTATGCCGAAGTGGAAGAGGTCTCAGGGTATATCGGCAACTTCAAAGCCGTCATCAGAAAGAAAGCCAGCTACGTCGACCACAACAAATGCACCGGCTGCGGCCTGTGTGAAACCAAATGTCCGACCAAAGTGCCCAGCGAATTCGACCTGGGCTTAGGCAAACGGCCGGCCATCTACAAACCCTTCCCGCAGGCGGTTCCGAACAAGCCCGTCATCGACGGGGCCAACTGCCGGAAACTGAAAACTGGCAAATGCGGCATCTGTGAAAAAATCTGTCCGGCTGGAGCGATCAACTTCAACGACAAAGACGAACTGATCGAAGAAAACTTTGGGGCCATCATCATGGCCACCGGCTTTGACCTTTTCCCGTGGGAAGAAGCTTACGGCGAATACGGCTATGGCAAATACCCGGATGTCATCACCAGCCTGCACTTTGAACGGATGGTCAACGCCTCTGGCCCGACCGGGGGCAAGCTCAAACGGCCTTCAGACGGCAAAGAACCACAAAACGTCGTCTTCATCAAATGCGTCGGCTCGCGGGACGACAGCAAAGGCAAAAGCTACTGCTCCAGAGCCTGCTGCATGTACACCGCCAAACACGCCATGCAGGTCATGGAAAAAGTCCATGATGGCCAGGCCTACGTCTTCTACATGGACGTGCGGACTGCGGGTAAGACCTACGAAGAATTCTACCAGCGCTCCGTCCAAAGCGGCGCGCAATACATCCGGGGCCGGGTATCAAAAATATATCCCCTGGGCGACAAACTGATCGTCCGGGGGGAAGACACCCTGATCGGCAAACCCGTCGAAATCGCCGCCGACCTGGTTGTCCTGGCCACTGCCATGGTGCCCAGTGCCGGTTCAGACAAAGTTGCCCAAATGATCGGTTTCTCCCTGGACAAAGACGGCTTCTACCAGGAAGCTCACCCCAAACTCCAGCCGGTAGAAACCTTCACCGCCGGGGTCTACCTCGCCGGGGCCTGTCAGGGACCCAAAGACATCCCGGATACAGTAGCCCAGGCGAGCGCGGCAGCCGTCAAAGTCTGCGGCCTGTTTGCCAAAACAGAAATGACCACCGACCCAATGATCTCGAGCGTCAACGAACGGATCTGCGCAGGCTGCGGCGAATGTGTCCCGATCTGCCCGTACAAAGCCATCGAACTCAAAGTTATCCAGGAGCGGGCGCACGGTAAAACGATCAGCCGCAAAGTGGCGACAGTCAACAGTGGACTCTGTCAGGGCTGCGGCGCCTGCACCGTGGCCTGCCGCGCGGCAGCCATTGACCTCAAAGGCTTTACCAACGAACAAATCCTGGCGGAGGTGGATGCCCTGTGTCTATAG
- the lepA gene encoding elongation factor 4, translating into MIKQDVKEEVANVGVRQQDRIRNFCIIAHIDHGKSTLADRILEYTGALSEREMVEQVLDQMDIERERGITIKLQAVRLQYRAQNGETYILNLIDTPGHVDFTYEVSRSLAACEGAILVVDASQGIEAQTLANVYLALENDLEIIPVINKIDLPSAEPGRVKKEIEEVIGLDASEAILVSAKAGIGIEEVLEAVVKRIPPPKGEENLPLRALIFDSHFDSYKGAISYIRVVEGAITKGMKIKMMSTNRVFEVTEVGVFTPALKVVDRLIAGEVGYVAASIKNVKDTRVGDTITDAEKPAGEPLPGYRQVTSMVFCGLYPVETNDYADLRDALEKLKLNDASLRYEPETSAALGFGFRCGFLGLLHMEIVQERLEREYGLQLITTAPSVVYQIVKTSGEVLMVDNPAAWPQAGEIQAVKEPYVKATIMVPSEYVGAIMELSQEKRGTFLDMQYVSVNRVILTYELPLSEIIYDFFDQLKSRTKGYASLDYELTDYKESDLVKLDILLNGELVDALSFIVHRERAYYRGRALVEKLRGLIPRQLFEVPIQAAIGNKVIARETVKAKRKDVLAKCYGGDITRKRKLLEKQKEGKKRMKQVGSVEVPQEAFMAVLRIDK; encoded by the coding sequence ATGATCAAGCAGGACGTTAAGGAGGAAGTGGCAAACGTGGGGGTTAGACAACAAGACAGGATCCGCAATTTTTGTATCATTGCCCATATTGATCACGGAAAATCTACTCTGGCCGACCGGATTTTAGAATATACAGGCGCTCTTTCGGAACGTGAAATGGTCGAGCAGGTGCTTGACCAGATGGATATTGAGCGGGAACGCGGCATCACCATCAAACTGCAGGCGGTTCGGCTGCAGTATCGAGCCCAGAACGGCGAGACTTATATCTTGAATCTGATCGATACGCCGGGACACGTTGATTTTACCTACGAGGTTTCTCGAAGTTTGGCTGCCTGTGAGGGGGCTATTCTCGTCGTTGACGCTTCGCAGGGAATTGAGGCACAGACCCTGGCCAATGTCTATCTGGCCCTGGAGAACGACCTGGAGATTATTCCAGTAATTAACAAGATTGACTTGCCCAGCGCAGAACCAGGACGGGTCAAAAAAGAGATCGAAGAAGTAATTGGCCTGGATGCCAGTGAGGCCATTCTAGTCTCGGCGAAAGCTGGGATTGGGATCGAAGAGGTGTTGGAGGCAGTCGTCAAGCGGATCCCTCCGCCAAAAGGGGAGGAAAATCTGCCGTTACGCGCCCTGATTTTTGACTCTCACTTTGATTCTTACAAAGGAGCGATTTCCTACATCCGGGTAGTGGAGGGTGCCATTACTAAAGGAATGAAGATCAAGATGATGTCTACCAACCGTGTGTTTGAGGTGACCGAGGTAGGGGTATTTACCCCAGCTTTAAAGGTTGTCGATCGCCTGATCGCTGGCGAAGTGGGATATGTAGCGGCCAGTATCAAAAACGTCAAGGACACCAGGGTTGGTGACACGATTACGGATGCTGAGAAACCAGCCGGCGAGCCGTTGCCGGGTTATCGGCAGGTGACTTCAATGGTGTTTTGCGGCCTGTATCCAGTGGAGACCAATGATTACGCTGACCTGAGGGACGCGCTGGAAAAACTAAAGCTGAACGATGCCTCGCTGCGTTACGAACCCGAAACTTCAGCGGCTTTGGGATTTGGCTTCCGTTGTGGTTTCCTTGGCCTCTTACACATGGAGATTGTTCAAGAGCGCCTGGAGCGAGAGTATGGGCTGCAGCTTATCACCACCGCGCCCAGCGTGGTCTACCAGATCGTCAAAACATCGGGAGAGGTTTTAATGGTTGACAACCCGGCCGCTTGGCCGCAAGCGGGGGAAATTCAGGCTGTAAAAGAACCTTACGTCAAGGCGACGATCATGGTCCCGAGTGAATATGTCGGGGCAATCATGGAGCTTAGCCAGGAAAAGAGGGGGACTTTCCTGGATATGCAGTATGTTTCGGTCAATCGGGTAATATTGACCTATGAATTGCCCTTAAGTGAGATTATTTACGATTTTTTTGATCAATTAAAGTCGCGGACCAAGGGGTATGCTTCACTGGATTACGAGTTGACGGATTACAAGGAATCCGACCTGGTCAAGCTGGATATTTTGTTAAATGGCGAGCTTGTTGACGCTTTGTCTTTTATTGTTCACCGGGAACGGGCCTATTACCGGGGCCGGGCCCTGGTAGAAAAACTGCGGGGGTTAATCCCCCGGCAGTTATTTGAGGTGCCGATTCAGGCGGCGATTGGTAATAAGGTTATTGCCCGAGAGACTGTCAAGGCCAAGCGCAAAGATGTGCTGGCCAAGTGCTATGGTGGGGACATCACCCGCAAGCGAAAGCTGCTCGAAAAACAAAAAGAGGGTAAGAAGCGCATGAAGCAGGTAGGGAGCGTGGAAGTGCCTCAGGAGGCCTTTATGGCCGTGCTCAGGATTGACAAATAG
- a CDS encoding heterodisulfide reductase subunit C: protein MEQIELSSATLSSAREFISRIEAQSESNIKACYQCGKCSAGCPVAFAMDYSPRQIIRLLQLGLKDEALKAHSIWICAQCATCSTRCPRGVEPARLMEAMRIEARKSGITPEKNIKIFDDAFLDSVEKNGRVHEFGLILNFNLKTGQPFKDAGMGPAMMKRGKVSLFPHKIKGQTAIKRIFDRVRAQGGDQH from the coding sequence ATGGAGCAGATCGAGCTGTCGTCAGCAACTTTAAGCAGCGCTCGGGAATTTATCAGCAGGATAGAGGCCCAGAGCGAAAGTAACATTAAGGCTTGCTACCAATGCGGGAAATGCTCGGCTGGCTGTCCGGTAGCCTTTGCCATGGACTATAGCCCCCGGCAGATCATCCGACTCCTGCAGCTGGGATTAAAAGACGAAGCCTTAAAAGCGCACAGCATTTGGATTTGTGCCCAGTGTGCCACCTGTTCTACCCGCTGCCCGCGGGGCGTAGAACCGGCCCGGCTTATGGAGGCCATGCGGATTGAGGCCAGGAAAAGCGGCATCACGCCGGAAAAGAATATCAAAATCTTCGACGACGCCTTTTTAGACTCCGTCGAAAAGAACGGACGGGTGCACGAATTTGGTCTTATCCTTAACTTTAACCTGAAAACAGGCCAACCCTTCAAAGACGCGGGGATGGGACCAGCAATGATGAAACGGGGGAAGGTCAGCTTGTTCCCGCACAAAATCAAAGGGCAAACCGCCATCAAGCGGATCTTTGACCGCGTGCGCGCTCAGGGAGGTGACCAACATTGA
- a CDS encoding ISLre2 family transposase — translation MWMIRDIVEIILLVIREMYRLITTYQDFAELEKGIYRLVQKITLKLLVTACNYLDEQLMRDRNRKQLKLVHTKPRVIVTPFGEVALERRYYRDQETGEGRYLLDEALGVAPRQRLSPWTTELAVTAAAEMPYHRAAAWLKQVTLGAVDIQAMSLWQEAQEAGKRLAEQVEQERSAVFDRGEVPKTRRKSQSLRVEADEVWVAARNNCKGRRKLAIKIGVGYERKVSMGPHRQSLQGRRVVTGVAEARVFWEQAVTQFGQQWDLSAVENCCVGGDGAPWVKLGCEYFPGATYQLDPYHLRRALLEGLGHDEAAYKAVSAALVEENWAEVEKALVAAERASKGAKRQRITKLRRYLQGNWEGICQKKVAERLGTIEGQVFHHVARRMKRHGARWSNTGADHLARLLAARANGELSEVARQVWQAQPELIRRVAGDKPIRAEGRLPGQDPAAWLRASLPALYGPAADEPWVKYVLRVLTKKLPIVA, via the coding sequence ATGTGGATGATTCGCGACATTGTGGAGATTATCCTGCTAGTCATACGAGAAATGTATCGATTAATAACCACTTACCAGGATTTTGCAGAACTAGAGAAAGGTATCTACCGGTTGGTGCAAAAGATAACGTTGAAGTTGTTAGTGACAGCTTGCAATTATCTGGACGAACAACTAATGCGAGATAGGAACAGGAAGCAGCTGAAGCTCGTACATACAAAACCCCGGGTTATAGTGACGCCATTTGGAGAAGTGGCGCTGGAGCGGAGGTATTATCGGGATCAAGAGACAGGAGAAGGCAGGTATCTGTTGGATGAAGCATTGGGCGTGGCGCCACGGCAACGCTTGTCGCCGTGGACGACAGAGTTAGCGGTGACAGCGGCGGCGGAGATGCCGTACCACCGGGCAGCTGCCTGGTTAAAACAGGTAACGCTGGGTGCAGTAGATATACAAGCGATGAGCCTGTGGCAAGAGGCACAAGAGGCTGGGAAAAGGCTTGCGGAGCAGGTAGAGCAAGAACGCTCGGCGGTTTTTGACCGGGGAGAAGTGCCAAAAACGCGACGGAAGAGCCAGAGCCTGCGGGTAGAAGCAGATGAGGTATGGGTGGCGGCCCGCAACAATTGTAAGGGACGAAGGAAATTAGCGATAAAAATTGGCGTAGGGTATGAACGGAAGGTGAGTATGGGGCCGCATAGGCAGAGTTTGCAGGGACGCCGGGTAGTCACCGGAGTAGCGGAAGCACGGGTATTCTGGGAGCAAGCAGTAACCCAATTTGGGCAGCAGTGGGACCTTTCTGCCGTAGAGAACTGCTGCGTAGGTGGTGACGGCGCACCATGGGTGAAGCTGGGTTGTGAGTATTTCCCAGGGGCAACGTACCAGTTGGACCCCTACCACTTGCGGCGGGCATTATTGGAGGGTTTGGGCCATGATGAGGCGGCGTACAAGGCAGTAAGTGCTGCTCTTGTGGAGGAGAACTGGGCAGAGGTAGAAAAAGCTCTGGTGGCCGCTGAGCGAGCGAGCAAAGGAGCTAAACGCCAGCGAATAACAAAACTGCGTCGATACTTGCAAGGGAACTGGGAAGGGATCTGCCAGAAGAAAGTAGCAGAGCGTCTTGGCACGATAGAAGGCCAGGTGTTCCACCATGTTGCCCGTCGGATGAAGCGGCACGGGGCCCGTTGGAGTAATACAGGGGCTGACCATCTCGCACGCCTGCTGGCAGCACGGGCTAACGGCGAGTTGTCAGAAGTGGCACGACAGGTCTGGCAGGCACAACCCGAACTGATCCGCCGTGTTGCTGGGGACAAGCCCATCCGTGCCGAAGGCCGGCTACCCGGTCAAGATCCGGCCGCTTGGCTGCGAGCCAGCTTACCGGCGCTGTATGGCCCAGCAGCAGATGAGCCATGGGTCAAGTACGTGCTACGTGTACTTACAAAGAAGTTACCAATTGTTGCCTAA
- a CDS encoding stage II sporulation protein P, with product MWKVWFISLRPWSRRGGPFLKNLVLFHVFLLALLVGLNLDKLSLEDFDQTVPALAGTLQPDPEPAWWRRAFLAVNLPGHVWEAVLNNGLTVLTVASEQKQAWEVSEPEGLLGSAVFTFTNINVFDPKTYLTAQLSTLSSTDEEIGRGMDVPSGPATLPKDNTPPATLPLENIHGGTAKGNPLVGIYNTHNAETYIPTDGKSKLEGKNGGVALVAQELANTLEKAYGVPTVYTDRIHDYPDFTKSYVNSAQTMKYLLKTYPSLEILIDVHRDAMPSNDNSEAVEIEGAKAARILFIVGTDARSPHPNWRQNDQFAEELAKKTEELYPGLLKGVRRKEGTYNQTLHPRAILVEIGNDRNSLEEALISARCLAQVIKEVLSDLPAKSP from the coding sequence GTGTGGAAGGTTTGGTTCATCTCACTTCGTCCTTGGTCACGACGGGGTGGGCCTTTTCTAAAAAACTTGGTTTTGTTTCACGTATTCTTGCTCGCGCTGCTGGTTGGCTTAAACTTGGACAAGTTAAGCCTCGAAGATTTTGATCAGACTGTACCGGCTCTGGCCGGCACCTTACAGCCAGATCCTGAACCTGCCTGGTGGCGCCGGGCTTTTTTAGCTGTGAACCTGCCTGGTCACGTTTGGGAAGCAGTGTTAAACAACGGCCTGACCGTGCTAACGGTAGCATCGGAACAGAAGCAGGCTTGGGAAGTCAGTGAACCGGAAGGGTTACTTGGTTCGGCCGTATTCACCTTTACAAATATCAATGTCTTTGACCCCAAGACATACCTGACTGCCCAACTCAGTACTTTGAGTTCGACAGATGAGGAAATTGGTAGGGGGATGGATGTTCCCAGCGGTCCGGCAACCTTACCCAAAGATAACACCCCTCCCGCAACTTTACCACTGGAAAACATCCATGGGGGAACAGCTAAAGGTAACCCCCTGGTTGGCATCTATAACACGCATAATGCGGAAACGTATATCCCCACAGACGGCAAGTCCAAGCTGGAAGGAAAAAACGGGGGTGTGGCTCTCGTCGCTCAGGAACTAGCCAATACCCTGGAGAAAGCATACGGTGTGCCGACAGTTTATACTGATCGCATCCATGACTATCCTGATTTTACGAAGTCTTATGTAAATTCGGCTCAGACAATGAAGTACCTGCTTAAAACTTACCCATCGCTCGAAATTCTGATTGATGTCCACCGGGATGCTATGCCCTCGAATGATAATTCAGAAGCGGTGGAGATTGAGGGGGCAAAGGCGGCGCGGATTTTGTTCATTGTAGGCACCGATGCCCGCTCACCCCACCCAAACTGGCGGCAAAACGACCAGTTCGCTGAAGAACTAGCCAAAAAAACAGAGGAACTTTATCCGGGTCTGCTGAAAGGTGTTCGCCGCAAAGAAGGAACGTATAACCAGACGCTCCATCCCAGAGCGATTCTTGTGGAAATCGGCAATGACCGGAATTCGCTTGAAGAGGCGCTGATTTCCGCTCGCTGTCTAGCCCAGGTTATAAAAGAAGTGCTGAGTGACTTGCCAGCGAAATCGCCTTAA
- a CDS encoding CoB--CoM heterodisulfide reductase iron-sulfur subunit B family protein — translation MKYAYYPGCSLSSTGIEYDLSTRAVAKHLGVDLWEIPDWNCCGATSAHTTDHLLAMALPARTLAQAEQAELDVAVPCAACFNRMKTAEAALKKSETTRAKITEIIEMDYQGKASAYALLDIFTRQIGLENVAKQVKRPLAGLKVACYYGCYLVRPPQVTGFDDPENPQSMDRLMTTLGATPLNWPYKTECCGAGLGQTKPEIGLKLIHDILRVVKEFGAEAIVAACPLCFINLDMRQSEVARRYGQNFNIPVFYFTELMAWAFGEQPATIGLSRHFVEATAIMNITEQRLSEQQAAKEAAKSAKADSKPQGGEGEA, via the coding sequence TTGAAATACGCCTATTACCCGGGCTGTTCCTTAAGCTCAACCGGGATCGAATACGACCTATCAACCCGGGCCGTAGCCAAACACCTCGGCGTCGACCTGTGGGAAATTCCAGACTGGAACTGCTGCGGGGCGACCTCGGCGCACACCACCGACCACCTGCTGGCCATGGCCCTGCCGGCCCGTACCCTGGCCCAGGCCGAACAGGCAGAACTTGATGTGGCCGTACCCTGTGCTGCCTGCTTCAACCGGATGAAAACGGCGGAAGCGGCCCTGAAGAAAAGCGAAACCACGCGGGCCAAAATCACCGAGATCATCGAAATGGACTACCAGGGGAAAGCGAGCGCCTACGCCCTGCTTGACATCTTCACCCGGCAGATCGGTCTGGAGAACGTCGCCAAACAGGTCAAACGGCCCCTGGCCGGCCTCAAAGTCGCCTGCTACTACGGCTGCTATCTTGTCAGACCGCCGCAGGTCACCGGCTTTGACGACCCGGAAAACCCGCAGAGCATGGACCGTCTCATGACCACCCTTGGCGCCACTCCGCTCAACTGGCCGTACAAAACCGAATGCTGCGGGGCTGGCCTGGGCCAGACCAAACCGGAAATCGGTCTCAAACTCATCCACGACATCTTGCGCGTGGTCAAAGAATTCGGGGCAGAAGCCATCGTAGCCGCCTGTCCACTGTGCTTCATCAACCTCGACATGCGGCAAAGCGAAGTCGCCAGACGCTATGGCCAAAACTTCAACATCCCCGTCTTCTACTTCACCGAACTAATGGCCTGGGCCTTTGGCGAACAACCAGCCACCATTGGGCTGTCCAGACACTTTGTCGAAGCCACCGCCATCATGAACATCACCGAACAACGGCTCAGCGAACAACAAGCAGCCAAAGAAGCCGCCAAAAGCGCCAAAGCCGACAGCAAACCCCAGGGAGGGGAGGGAGAAGCATGA